ATGACTCTGGGTTGGCTGGCCATTCGGATGGCGATGTGCTGTTGCATGCAATTACCGATGCACTGCTGGGAGCGGTGGCGGCTGGAGATATTGGAAGCTTTTTTCCGCCGGGCGATCCGCGCTGGAAGGATGCGGATTCCGCTATCTTTTTGAACCTGGCCCTGGAAGAGATTCAGCATGCCGGGTACGGCATTGTGAATGTGGATACGACACTGGTGCTGGCGGCTCCGAAGATTTCTCCGATTGCCGGGGAGATGCGGGTGCGTGTTGCTGAATTGCTCAATGTCGATCTGGACCAGGTAAGCATCAAGGCCAAGACTCCTGAGGGACTTGGATTGGATCATGTGGCGCAGGCTCATGCCGTGGTGCTGCTGGAACGGGTGCGCGATCCTGAGGATCTGAAGAGCATGTCGGCGGTCATTCAGAGCCAGCGTGAGTTGGAAGATGTTGTCGAAGACCTGCTGACACAGGTGCATGGCGTACCCAAGCGCAGGGAGATTGTGCCGGCGTTTGATACGGAAGACATCACCTAGATCTGGTGATACTGGTCCTGATGATCGTTGTTCTGTGAGTGAACATCGGGATGCTGTATGTCTTCGCTTTTACGAACTGGAGGATGGTTTCGGCGACACTTGACGCGTGACCATCTTCCCCCGCATCGGCTTTGCCGTGAGATTGAACTCTGGCGAACTGGTTAGAAAGATACGTTGACAATGCCTGAACTTGATTCTTCTTCTGCGCCGACTATTCGTGTTCGCGTTGCTCCTTCGCCTACCGGCGACCCGCATGTTGGAACCGCATACATTGGCCTGATCAACTACGTCTATGCACGACAGCGTGGGGGCAAGTTCGTTCTTCGCATCGAGGACACGGACCGCGCACGCTTTGTAGCCACGAGCGAGCAGATGATCTTCGATGCACTGCATTGGTGCGGGCTTACGTGGGATGAAGGTCCGGACGTGGGTGGTCCCTACGGGCCTTATCGTCAGTCGGAGCGCACGGAGATCTATCGTGAACACGCCGATCTGCTAATGGCAAACGGCAGCGCGTATCGGTGCTTCTGCACGGCCGATGAACTCGAAGCCGCTCGCAAGCAACAGATTGCAGCCAAGCTGCCACCGCGCTACTCGGGCACATGCCGCAATCTATCTGCTGAGCAGATCGAGGAAAATCTTGCGGCTGGAAAGCCTTTTGTCATTCGCATGAAGGTGCCCCTTGAAGGATCGACCACGTTCAAGGATGAGCTGCGCGGCGATATCACTTTCGAGCACACCAATGTCGATGACCAGGTGCTGTTGAAGTCGGATGGGTTCCCTACTTACCATCTGGCGAATGTTGTCGATGACCATCTCATGCGCATCACGGATGTGATACGTGCGGAGGAGTGGATTTCTTCTACTCCCAAACATGTTCTGCTGTACCAGGCTTTTGGCTGGCCTGCGCCACGCTTCTGGCATATGCCGCTGCTGCGCAATCAGGACAAGTCGAAGATTTCGAAGCGCAAGAATCCTGTCTCGCTGGTCTACTATCGGCAGGCTGGTTTTCTACCCGAGGCTGTGCTGAACTTCCTGGGACTTCTGGGCGGTGGAATGCCAAACGACATCAATGGCGGGACAGAAAAATTCACGCTGGCAGAGATGGAGCAGCACTTCGATGTGAAGAATATCCGGCTGGGCGGGCCGGTGTTTGATCTCACCAAACTCAAGTGGTTGAACGGCGAATATATCCGTGCACTCGCTCCTGCTGACTTTTACGCGGTGCTTCGCTCTACGGTGCTCTCCGATGCTTATCTCTCTGAGATTGCGCCGTTGATACAGACTCGTGTTGAGACGCTGGGGCAGTTTGGCGACCTGACAAACTTTTTCTTTGCAGACAACATTCTTCCGACGCCTGAGGTGTTTGTTCCGAAGAAGCGCACGCTGGAGGAAACTCTCCCGTTCGCTGCGGATCAGCTTGCGGTGCTTGAGGCCACTGACTGGACAGTTGAGGCACTCGAAGCTGCGCTGAAAAAGTTGGGCGAAGAAAAGCTGTGGTCGGTCAAGGAAAACTTCATGCTGCTGCGCGCAATTGTGACAGGCAGCACGATGAGCACTCCACTGCTTGAGAGTCTGATTGTGTTTGGTAAGGCGCGTACGCTTGATCGGGTCCGGCGCTTTGGTGAGACGCAGAAGAAGCTGGCTTCTCAGAAGAAGTGATGCCTGCTATTTCTTAAGCAGTGATTCGCGATCGATTTCGTTGCCATCAACCAGCAGGGTGCTGATGCGGCGGGCGTTCCAGATGTTGGTAGTGGGGTCGCCGTCGAGAACGAGAATATCAGCGCGTCTGCCGGGAGCAATCTGGCCTAATTCATGCCAGTTGAATTGGTCCGCGTAGTTATTTGTCGCTGCGGCGAGAGCCTCTCGAGGAGATAGACCGAGGCGCACCATCAGCTCCAGCTCTGTGTGCATGGAGATACCGGCCATCGTGCCCATTGCCGGTGTTCCGCTGGCTGCGAGATAGTGGGGATAGGCCGCAAATATAGTCTGATTGATTGCCCACAATCTGTCCGCCTGTTGGTCTGCTTTGCGGCGCATGCCGTCTTCCATCCAGCGTTGTGTTGAAGTGGGCAGATGCCGTGTCCACGTGGCCAGAGGATAGATCAGCTCGCCGGTCTCGGGATCTACTCTGGGATCGGTTGCAGACTCGGGGATGGTGGGATCGAGAAGTTGTGCTGCTGGTTCCTTCCAGAGGTTGCGGTGATTGGGTAGGCGCAGGTAGTAGATGCTGAAGGTCGGCATCAATGCGGTGCGATGGCCAGCGAGAAATCTTGCGTAGTCGTGCAGGTGAAAGTCGGTCGGCGGAAGCCGCTCGGAGTATCCATAGGCGGTGCGGCTGGCGGAGCCTTCAGGATCGTCCACAAGGGGCTGCTGAAGTTCGTCCGGGATGACGCCCAACTCGTAGCGGCTCATGTGGAGTAGCGCGTCAACGCCTGCCTGGATACCTACTCTGTAGGGAGTCGAAACGAACTCGCCGTAGGTGATGAGGCCGAGTTGATGGGCGTGCTCGATGATCCATTGCGTGTTGGCTGCCGTGAGGTTGTGGCCCAGCCAGAGGACGCGAGTCCCGAGTTTGGCGGTGTCTGCGAGCTGATGCGCGGTGTCGTCGGGGTTGAGTTCGACGGAGCGTCCATTGATGTCTTTGAGCTTGGTGGCCCAGGCTGGACGATTGATCAGCAGGCTCCAGTCATCGGTGGAGCCTATGCTATCGAGGAGATAAAGATGGGGAGTTGGGCTGGCGTGCTGGTCTATGTGGCCACGGCGTTCATCGGAGCTGGCGACGACAGTGGTTACACCCATGTAGAGATTGGCGCTGGCTTCGCCCTGGCTGCTCATGCCTGCGAAACCATCGATCAGGCCGGGAATAAGAAATTTGCCGGTGCAATCGATGACTCGCGATCCCTTGGGGATGGGAAGTGCACTTCGTGGGCCGACGGCGGTGATGCGGCCGTCGCGGATGTAGATAACGGCATCCTGAAGATCATTGGCCGAGTGGCCCCACTCGGTGACATCGATTACCGTGCCGCCAGCCAGAACCAGCGGTGGTGTTGAATTTGGTTTTGGGAGCTGTACTTGAGGGGACGCGGCGCCGCAGTCAAAAGCCAGGGTGAGGACCCCGACGCAGACAGACGATATTCGCAGCAATGTTCGCGTCATGAATGACATGGGGCTTTAATCCTCATATTGTTGCACGAAGATGTGTTTACAGCATGAACGGACGACGAATGCCAGTCTCTATACAACGGGTGGAATGCTGAACTGGCAGTTCCCTTTTGTACAAGCGCAGCTGTCAGACACCAGACAATTCTATAGACGAGCGGGGATTTTGCCGTACAAAGCGTATGCATGGAGGAGCATGCTGGCTGGAAGAAATATCTCAGATGGCAATTCTTGTGCGATGTCGCAAAGAGGCGAGATATGGCTGGAGTGCGGCCAACGCAGCCTGCGCGGTGAGGCCGTAACGCTCGCGTAGCTGATCCACTTTGCCGTGCTCAATGAAGTGGTCTGGCCAGCCGATGCTGACGACTGGAACACTCAGTCCAAGTTGGCTGAGGGCTTCGAGGATAGCTGAGCCGAAGCCACCCATCTTGACGTGATCTTCAAAGGTGACGAAGGCGGTGACGCGCCGGGCGTAGTACTCAATCAGATCAAGGTCGAGAGGCTTGACGAAGCGGGGATTGATGACGGCGGACGAGAATCCTTCTTCATCGAGACGTCTGGCAAGATCCTCGGCCAGAGCGATCATGGGGCCAAGGCCGAAGATGGCTACATCCGCACCGATGTTCGGGCTGTCGGAAAGGACTTCTGCTTTGCCGATGGGAAGTGCTACTGGATGTGGCTTTCGTTCTACTCCGGTGACAACGCCGCGTGGATAACGGATGGCGCTGGGACCGGGAATCTGGAGCGCGGTGAGCATCATGTCTGCGAGTTCATCTTCATCTTTGGGAGCCATGAGGACGATGTCGGGGATACCGCGGAGATAGCTGATGTCGAAGAGACCGTGATGCGTGGGGCCATCGTCTCCGGAGAGACCTGCACGGTCCATGCAGAAGAGGACGGGGAGCTTTTGCAGGCAGACATCATGGACGATGGGATCGAAGGCACGCTGCAGGAAAGTCGAGTAGATGGCGCAGACTGGCTTGAATCCCTGCGTGGCCATTCCGGCGGCAAAGACGACTGCGTGCTCCTCGGCGATGCCTACGTCGAAGTAGCGCTTGGGGTGATGCGGACGGAAAAGATCGAGCGCGGTGCCGTTGGGCATGGCTGCGGTAATGGCCACTATTTTTTCATCTTCGTCGGCGAGCTGCACGAGTGTGTTGGCGAAGACTTCGGAGTAGGTGACCTGACCGGCTTGCTTGGTCTCGCCGGTTTCTGGATCGTAGGGTCCGAGGCCATGGAACTTCTTCTGTCCGTCGAGTGCGGGTTGGAAGCCTTTGCCTTTTTGCGTGAGGACATGGAGAAGGACTGGTCTGTCCTCAGTCTTGAGGAACTTGAAGGTCTCGATGAGCAGCGGTAGATTGTGGCCGTCGATGGGACCGTAATACTTGAGGCCGAACTCTTCGAAGAACATGGAGGGCCAGAGGATGCCTTTGGCTGCTTCTTCGGCTTTACGCGCTACATGGGCGACGGTCTTGCCGCCGAAGCGTTCGAGCAACCTGGACGCGGAATCGTGCAGATGCTTGTAGCGCTCGTTGGTGACGATGCGGTGGAAGTAGCCGGCGATGGCTCCGACGTTGCGATCGATCGACCACTCATTGTCATTGAGGACGATGATGAGGCGCTTGGTTTGTTCGGCGATGTTGTTGAGCGCTTCGTAGGAGATACCGTTGGTGAAAGCTGCATCGCCGGCGAGAGCGATTACATGATTCTTGCCGCCGGATAGGTCGCGCGCTACTGCCATGCCGAGTGCTGCGGAGAGTGCGGTGCCTGCGTGGCCTGCTCCGTAGGCGTCATGCTCGCTCTCGGTACGCAGCATGAAGCCGTTCAGGCCGCCTGGTTGTCGGATGGTATCGAACTGTGCTCGGCGACCGGTGAGAATCTTATGAATGTAGGACTGGTGGCTTACATCCATGGTGATTTTGTCTTCAGGGGTGTTGAAGACGTAATGCAGAGCCATCGATAGCTCGACAACGCCGAGATTGGGGCCGAGGTGACCACCTGTGCGGGAGAGCTTCTGAATCAGGAACTCGCGGATTTCGACGGCAAGTTGCTCTAGTTGAGCATACGAGAGGCGCCTGATGTCGCGCGCCGATTGGATTGTATCGAGCAACGTTGCCATTCCATTTCCTTCCCCAGGAGGATTCGCGGCTTCGACCAGGGGCTTCTACGTTCTGCCTTCCGATGGTGGATAGGCAGCAAAGACCGGAGGTAAAGTCGCACCGACCATTGTCTGCGACAAAGACCAGAATCGGCCTCAGCAAGTATAACAATTTCGTGAATTGCCCATTTTTGCGAGCGCAACCATTTTATGTCTGCTCAAAGATTGGACGCTGGGTTATTGGTTCAGGTGTGTTTTTTCGGACGTTTGTCGACGATCTTTGAAGGGCATCGGGCCTGCGATAGGATATGGATGCGGCGCCTGTGGCACAGAAGGGCGATTGACTGGATTGATTTTTCACGAGCTGGAGATGTGAGATGCAGACTGTTCGCCTATTTTCGATTGCACTTATCTTGTTGATTACATTTGGCTTTCATAGCCGGATGGCAAACGGACAAGTTTTGTCTGCCGATGGGCAGAGTGCTACTCCCAATGCTCTGGCAGACAGTACGGTAAAGCCTGGGAAAGCTATCCTCTTCGATCTGGAGGCCCAGTTTGCAAAGGCCACAGCGGAAGGCGGCGGCAAGGCTTTCGCCACCTGGTTTGCCGAGGATGGTGTATCGCTGGGAAATGGGCAGGCGGCAGTTCATGGGCGGGATGCGATTGCGAAACAGGCTACCTGGTCTCCTAAGGATTATCAACTGGTGTGGACTCCCACAGATGCTGAGATGAGCGCGACGGGCGATATGGGCTATACCTGGGGGCATTACGAAGGGCGCAGTCATGATGCCGATGGTAACTCAAAAGTAACTAGCGGACGTTACCTGACTATCTGGCGCAAACAGCCGGATGGGAGCTGGAAAGTCGTTCTGGATGCGAGTAGTGATGAACCGGCGGGGGCGGACGACTGCTGCAAGTTGCCTCCGGGGGAATAAGGCGAAATAACTCCGGGTACGGCGGTGCATTACAGTACCGTTACATTCTTATACAAATACAGACAGGCGAGATTACTTCTGTTGCAGACTGCGGTCAGTCATCGCTAACCCGTTTGTGCAAGAGCTAATTGCGGATGGTTAGGCCATACTCATGCATAGGTAAATGGCCACAATGTCTGCAGTTCAAGATAAAACCCGAACCGAACGCCGAACTATACCCCGGGGCCCTGAGGCGGAGGTTTTTAACCTCACTCCAGACCCTGCGTTGGAGGAATTGGTTCGACTTGCATCGGTACTTTCGGGAGCAGACTACGCCTATCTGAGCTGGATCGATTCCGGTGAGCTTTGGTTCAAGGCTACGCATGGATTTCTAAATCGGGAACGGGTTCTGCCATCGAGCATTTGCCATTGGGTGGTGCAGCATGGGGAACCTCTATTGCTCAAAGATGCTGCTGGCGACCCGCGTTTTCCGAATGAGGGGATTGAACTGGAGCATGCGCTTCCCTGCCGTTCTTACCTGAGCGTACCGCTTATCGGGCCGGGAAATCAGGCGGTTGGAACGCTGTCGGTACTGGCGATTGAAGAGAATCGCTTCAGCCAGGAGCATGTGAATCTGATCAATATTCTTGCCCGGCAGGCAGTGACTCGGGTTGAGCTTTATAGCCGCATAGCGGCACAGGATCAGGCGCAGCGCTCGCGGCAGCGGCTGGAACATGCGCTGGCCATCGAACGCAACTTTGTGGCGGCTACCCTGGATTCGATTCCTGCGCTGGTTGCAGTGCTGGACACCGCGGGTCGGATGGTTCGATTTAATCAGCCATGCGAAGACCTGACGGGGCTGCAGCTGGCGGATGTTGCGGGCAGGCCATTTGTCGAGGAAGTACTGACGGAGCGCGAGGCTCGCGGCTGGGCCAGCGATAAGGTGCGACAGGCGGCGGCGGGACAGGTGGCTGGTCCTTATGAGAATCTCTGGCGCACGGCGCAGGGAGCGCCTCGCCGGGTGAGTTGGACGCTTCGTCCGTTGATGGGGTTGAGCGGCGAGGTGCAATACCTGATCGTGAGCGGCCAGGATGTGACCAGTCAGCGTCAGGCAGAGCAGGCTCTGCTGACCAGTGAGACGCGCTATCGGCATGTTGTCGAGAATAGCCTGGGGTTCGTCTTTACCTGCTCGCTGGGGGGACGGCTGACCTCACTCAATACCTTTACTGCCGAGAGTCTTGGCTATGAGGTGGACGAGTTGATGGGCAAAGCTCTTTCCGACCTGCTTAGCAAGGCTGCTCAACAGACTTTTGCCGAGAGTCTGAAGACGATTATCAAGACGGGCGAATTTCAGGGCACTATTCCCATCCTGGGCAAGGATGGAGGCGTACGCAGAATTGCTTTTCGCAGCCGGCGTATGGATCTGGCCGGCAGTGCATCGTTTGTGCTGACGCATGGGATGGATGTAACGGACCAGCATGAAGCGGAAGACGAGCTGAACCTTGTGCGACGCCAGCAGGAGTTGATCCTGGCGGCCCTCGATGATGGCATTTATGGAATGGACATGGAGGGTAGACTGACCTTCGCCAATCCTGCAGCGGCCAAGCTGCTTGGTTATACCGGTGAGGAAATGCAGGGTCAGGACATTCACGATTTGATTCATTACAGCCACGCGGACGGCACTAAGCATTCCCAGGTGAATTGCCCCATTTCACTCGGGCTGAAACGTCGCGAGGCTATACGCATTCATGATGATGTGTTCTGGCGAAAAGATGGCACGACGATCCCTGTTGAATATGTTGCGAGTCCACTGATTGATGAAGGGCAGATCGCCGGTATGGTTGTAGCATTCCAGGATGTCTCTGAACGGCGACGCCTTGAGCGGATGAAGGACGAGTTCATCTCAACGGTCAGCCATGAGTTGCGCACACCGCTTACTTCGCTGCGCGCGTCGCTAGGCCTGATCTCGTCTGGATCGTTGGACAAGCGGCCCGAAAAGCAGAAGCAGATGCTGGAAGTGGCGATTGACAACTGTGACAGGCTAGTCCGGCTGGTGAACGATATTCTGGACTTTGACAGGGTGGAGCGAGGCGGTATGCCGCTGCATCGTGAGGTTCTGCCAGCGGGCGATTTGCTGCGACGGGCTGCCGATGTTCAAAACGAGACTGCACTCAAAGCGCAGATTACCTTCCGCTTCGATGCGCCGGCCAAGGTGCTGGTGAATGTGGATCAAGAGCGCATCCTGCAGGTGCTGTCGGAACTGGTTTCGAACGCCATCAAATTTTCGCCGCCACAAACGATCGTGAAATTGAGCGCGAAAGCGGTGGAGAATGACGAAATCTGCGTTGTGATCGAGGACCAGGGGCGCGGAATTCCGCGGGACAAGCTGGATATGATCTTCGAGCGCTTTCAGCAGGGCGACGCGTCCGATTCGCGGGCACTGGGTGGAACGGGGTTGGGTCTGGCGATTTGTCGCCGCATTGTGCAACAGCACGGCGGAAAAATCTGGGCGGAAAGCGGAACCGGTAAAGGAAGCAGATTTCTGTTTACTCTTCCGGCAGGCAGCTCAGAGATAGCAACCGCATCGTGAGAGAATGCCCTCGGTAGCTTTTTAATCAAGAGACGTCGCGAGAGGGCTGATCCGTATGGCATCCCCAAACCTATGGAATTTACTGTTAGGCCGTCCGCTGGCCACGTCGGAAGAACGCGCTGAACAGATAGGCCCGCTCGCGGGCATTCCCATCTTCGGACTGGATGCGTTGAGCTCGGCGGCATACGGGCCTGAGGCTGCGCTTACCCTGCTGATTCCTCTGGGATTGCTGGGAGTGAAAGAAATTGTTCCCATCAGCCTGGCGATCCTCGGATTGCTGATCCTTATTTTCTTCAGTTACAGGCAGACAATTGACGCATATCCGCACGGTGGCGGCTCGTTTACTGTGGCGAGTGAAAACCTGGGCGATGGGGCGGGATTGCTGGCGGCAGCGGCGCTGATGATTGACTATGTTCTGACGGCGGCTGTCGGTATTTCGGCGGGCGTGGGAGCGCTGATCTCGGCTGTGCCGTCTCTGCAGCCTTACACGCTTGTCCTGTGCCTGGGGATTCTGGCGATACTGACGCTGGTGAACATGCGCGGCGTGCACGATACGGGCGCGATATTCATGGTCCCCACCTACTTGTTTTTGATCACGCTACTGATCGTGATCGGCGTAGGAGGATGGCATGTGTTAATGAGCGGTGGGCATCCGGCGCCGCTGACGCCGTTGCCGGTGCCTGCTCCAGCAACTGAAATGCTGTCCCTGTGGCTGCTGCTCAAGGTTTTCTCGTCCGGCTGCGCGGCGATGACCGGAGTGGAGGCGGTGAGCAACGGAGTGATGGCGTTTCGCGATCCGGCGTGTAAGAACGCCAAGACAACACTCACTATCATCATTGCGTTTCTATTCGTGCTGCTGCTGGGAATCGCACTGTTATGCCGGGCGTACGGTGTGGCTGCCACGGACCCAACCGGACCGCATTACGAGAGCGTGCTGTCAATGCTGACGCGCGCGGTGATGGGGCATGGATGGTTCTACTACGTGACAATTGGGGCGATCCTGCTGGTGCTTGCGCTTTCGGCAAATACGGCGTTCGCGGATTTTCCGCGATTGACGCGCGCGATTGCCCTGAAGGATTACCTGCCCCATATCTTTTTGGTGCGCGGACGGCGATTGCTGTATTCGTGGGGAATTTTTGTTCTGGTGGCGCTGACTGCGCTACTGCTGATCATCTTTGGCGGCGTTACGGACAAACTTATTCCTCTGTACGCGATTGGCGCATTTCTGGCGTTCACTTTGTCCCAGGCGGGCATGGTGATGCATTGGAAGCGCCAGGGGGGCGCGCGATTTCGCGGGTTTGTGAACGGATTAGGCGCGGTGGCTACGGGAATCACCGCGATCGTAGTGCTGGTGACGAAGTTTGCCTCGGGCGCGTGGATTACGGCGCTGCTGATTCCGGCGATGATTCTGGTGATGTATACCGTGCGGCGGCACTATGACAGCGTCGCCAAGCAAACGGAGCTGGATACGCCGCTAGTCTCAGCAATGGTGCAGGAGCCGATTGTGGTGATGCCGATCGATCGCTGGAGCAGGATTACGGAGAGGGCTGTGTCATTTGCGCTGTCGCTCTCTTCGGACGT
This DNA window, taken from Acidicapsa ligni, encodes the following:
- a CDS encoding PAS domain S-box protein, with protein sequence MSAVQDKTRTERRTIPRGPEAEVFNLTPDPALEELVRLASVLSGADYAYLSWIDSGELWFKATHGFLNRERVLPSSICHWVVQHGEPLLLKDAAGDPRFPNEGIELEHALPCRSYLSVPLIGPGNQAVGTLSVLAIEENRFSQEHVNLINILARQAVTRVELYSRIAAQDQAQRSRQRLEHALAIERNFVAATLDSIPALVAVLDTAGRMVRFNQPCEDLTGLQLADVAGRPFVEEVLTEREARGWASDKVRQAAAGQVAGPYENLWRTAQGAPRRVSWTLRPLMGLSGEVQYLIVSGQDVTSQRQAEQALLTSETRYRHVVENSLGFVFTCSLGGRLTSLNTFTAESLGYEVDELMGKALSDLLSKAAQQTFAESLKTIIKTGEFQGTIPILGKDGGVRRIAFRSRRMDLAGSASFVLTHGMDVTDQHEAEDELNLVRRQQELILAALDDGIYGMDMEGRLTFANPAAAKLLGYTGEEMQGQDIHDLIHYSHADGTKHSQVNCPISLGLKRREAIRIHDDVFWRKDGTTIPVEYVASPLIDEGQIAGMVVAFQDVSERRRLERMKDEFISTVSHELRTPLTSLRASLGLISSGSLDKRPEKQKQMLEVAIDNCDRLVRLVNDILDFDRVERGGMPLHREVLPAGDLLRRAADVQNETALKAQITFRFDAPAKVLVNVDQERILQVLSELVSNAIKFSPPQTIVKLSAKAVENDEICVVIEDQGRGIPRDKLDMIFERFQQGDASDSRALGGTGLGLAICRRIVQQHGGKIWAESGTGKGSRFLFTLPAGSSEIATAS
- a CDS encoding APC family permease; the encoded protein is MASPNLWNLLLGRPLATSEERAEQIGPLAGIPIFGLDALSSAAYGPEAALTLLIPLGLLGVKEIVPISLAILGLLILIFFSYRQTIDAYPHGGGSFTVASENLGDGAGLLAAAALMIDYVLTAAVGISAGVGALISAVPSLQPYTLVLCLGILAILTLVNMRGVHDTGAIFMVPTYLFLITLLIVIGVGGWHVLMSGGHPAPLTPLPVPAPATEMLSLWLLLKVFSSGCAAMTGVEAVSNGVMAFRDPACKNAKTTLTIIIAFLFVLLLGIALLCRAYGVAATDPTGPHYESVLSMLTRAVMGHGWFYYVTIGAILLVLALSANTAFADFPRLTRAIALKDYLPHIFLVRGRRLLYSWGIFVLVALTALLLIIFGGVTDKLIPLYAIGAFLAFTLSQAGMVMHWKRQGGARFRGFVNGLGAVATGITAIVVLVTKFASGAWITALLIPAMILVMYTVRRHYDSVAKQTELDTPLVSAMVQEPIVVMPIDRWSRITERAVSFALSLSSDVRCVHVQSGEEPDEISKSWQRLVVDPLHIACKPVPKLVVLMSPYRYILQPLVDYVLSVAPKDDSRKICVLVPELMVRHWWENLMHNRRADILKVLLMMRGNHNIVVINIPWYLEREIDRKKPAA
- a CDS encoding amidohydrolase family protein — encoded protein: MSFMTRTLLRISSVCVGVLTLAFDCGAASPQVQLPKPNSTPPLVLAGGTVIDVTEWGHSANDLQDAVIYIRDGRITAVGPRSALPIPKGSRVIDCTGKFLIPGLIDGFAGMSSQGEASANLYMGVTTVVASSDERRGHIDQHASPTPHLYLLDSIGSTDDWSLLINRPAWATKLKDINGRSVELNPDDTAHQLADTAKLGTRVLWLGHNLTAANTQWIIEHAHQLGLITYGEFVSTPYRVGIQAGVDALLHMSRYELGVIPDELQQPLVDDPEGSASRTAYGYSERLPPTDFHLHDYARFLAGHRTALMPTFSIYYLRLPNHRNLWKEPAAQLLDPTIPESATDPRVDPETGELIYPLATWTRHLPTSTQRWMEDGMRRKADQQADRLWAINQTIFAAYPHYLAASGTPAMGTMAGISMHTELELMVRLGLSPREALAAATNNYADQFNWHELGQIAPGRRADILVLDGDPTTNIWNARRISTLLVDGNEIDRESLLKK
- the gltX gene encoding glutamate--tRNA ligase, which produces MPELDSSSAPTIRVRVAPSPTGDPHVGTAYIGLINYVYARQRGGKFVLRIEDTDRARFVATSEQMIFDALHWCGLTWDEGPDVGGPYGPYRQSERTEIYREHADLLMANGSAYRCFCTADELEAARKQQIAAKLPPRYSGTCRNLSAEQIEENLAAGKPFVIRMKVPLEGSTTFKDELRGDITFEHTNVDDQVLLKSDGFPTYHLANVVDDHLMRITDVIRAEEWISSTPKHVLLYQAFGWPAPRFWHMPLLRNQDKSKISKRKNPVSLVYYRQAGFLPEAVLNFLGLLGGGMPNDINGGTEKFTLAEMEQHFDVKNIRLGGPVFDLTKLKWLNGEYIRALAPADFYAVLRSTVLSDAYLSEIAPLIQTRVETLGQFGDLTNFFFADNILPTPEVFVPKKRTLEETLPFAADQLAVLEATDWTVEALEAALKKLGEEKLWSVKENFMLLRAIVTGSTMSTPLLESLIVFGKARTLDRVRRFGETQKKLASQKK
- the dxs gene encoding 1-deoxy-D-xylulose-5-phosphate synthase, whose translation is MATLLDTIQSARDIRRLSYAQLEQLAVEIREFLIQKLSRTGGHLGPNLGVVELSMALHYVFNTPEDKITMDVSHQSYIHKILTGRRAQFDTIRQPGGLNGFMLRTESEHDAYGAGHAGTALSAALGMAVARDLSGGKNHVIALAGDAAFTNGISYEALNNIAEQTKRLIIVLNDNEWSIDRNVGAIAGYFHRIVTNERYKHLHDSASRLLERFGGKTVAHVARKAEEAAKGILWPSMFFEEFGLKYYGPIDGHNLPLLIETFKFLKTEDRPVLLHVLTQKGKGFQPALDGQKKFHGLGPYDPETGETKQAGQVTYSEVFANTLVQLADEDEKIVAITAAMPNGTALDLFRPHHPKRYFDVGIAEEHAVVFAAGMATQGFKPVCAIYSTFLQRAFDPIVHDVCLQKLPVLFCMDRAGLSGDDGPTHHGLFDISYLRGIPDIVLMAPKDEDELADMMLTALQIPGPSAIRYPRGVVTGVERKPHPVALPIGKAEVLSDSPNIGADVAIFGLGPMIALAEDLARRLDEEGFSSAVINPRFVKPLDLDLIEYYARRVTAFVTFEDHVKMGGFGSAILEALSQLGLSVPVVSIGWPDHFIEHGKVDQLRERYGLTAQAALAALQPYLASLRHRTRIAI
- a CDS encoding YybH family protein; its protein translation is MQTVRLFSIALILLITFGFHSRMANGQVLSADGQSATPNALADSTVKPGKAILFDLEAQFAKATAEGGGKAFATWFAEDGVSLGNGQAAVHGRDAIAKQATWSPKDYQLVWTPTDAEMSATGDMGYTWGHYEGRSHDADGNSKVTSGRYLTIWRKQPDGSWKVVLDASSDEPAGADDCCKLPPGE
- the ispF gene encoding 2-C-methyl-D-erythritol 2,4-cyclodiphosphate synthase → MDTRIGFGWDSHAFKPGVPLRIGGMTLEHDSGLAGHSDGDVLLHAITDALLGAVAAGDIGSFFPPGDPRWKDADSAIFLNLALEEIQHAGYGIVNVDTTLVLAAPKISPIAGEMRVRVAELLNVDLDQVSIKAKTPEGLGLDHVAQAHAVVLLERVRDPEDLKSMSAVIQSQRELEDVVEDLLTQVHGVPKRREIVPAFDTEDIT